A stretch of DNA from Oncorhynchus keta strain PuntledgeMale-10-30-2019 chromosome 17, Oket_V2, whole genome shotgun sequence:
tacctgaccaaaaccccggataaattTCCGGTTGTAGTTGTAGAAACCGCTGCacttcctttaccgtggtgggagtcggccaattacgcacggctgaaatgcagtcactctccatctcctttCCATCGTAGCCGCACCGATGGAAACCCCCACACACCTCCCTGAGCACTCTCGTGACCACCCCTTGAGAGCACTCTGTTGCCACGAAATAGTGGGGTCATGACAGGCCAACCAGGGTAAGCCCAGCACCACTGGAgacgcaggagaatcaataaggaagagtggtgctgggggatggaactgatATGTCCCTATCCGGACGTCCGCGCGCAGTCAGCAGGTTGTCCAGCTGgatggacatgtccaccagctggtctaatgtgagggtggtgtctcggcAGGCGAAATCCCGACGGACATCCTCTCGCAGACTGCACCTGTAGTGAttgatcagggccctgtcgttcaaTCCCGCGCTGGCAGCCAGGGTCCGGAAGTCCAAGGTGAAATCCTGtgctctcctcttcccctgcCTCAGGTGGAACTGATGTCCACCCGCTAAactggcatcagaccgaggctctgcatctgtcctagACCATTgtgtgctgcttttgataccatagatcaccacattcttttggagagatcgGGAACCCAAAATGGTCTgcagttctggcctggtttagatcttatctgtcggaaagatatcagtttgtctctgtggatggtttgtcctctgacaaatcaactgtaaatttcagtgttcctcaaggttctgttttaggaccactatgttctcactatatatttgacctcttgttgatgtcattcggaaacatcaTTTTAACTTTCACTATTATGCAGACGAtatacagctgtacatttcgatgaaacatggtgaagcctcaAAATTGCTCatcctggaagcctgtgtttcagacataaggaagtggatggcggcaaatgttttacttttaaactcagacaaaacagagatgctagttctagatcccaagaaacaaagagatcttctgttggatctgtCTCAAATTAAATTGTGAAGGACCtcagtgttactctggaccctgatctctcttttgatgaacataatCAAGAATGTTTaaaaggacagcttttttccatctatgtaacattgcaaaaaatcTGAAacattctgtccaaaaatgatgcagaaaagttAATCCATTCTTTGGTCACTTCTAGATTGCTCTGTATTCCGGCTatccagataaagcactaaataaacttcagttagtgctaaacacggctgctagaatcttgactagaaccccaaaatttgatcatattactctagtgctagcctctctacactggcttcctgttaaggttaggactgatttcaaggttttattgctaacctacaaagtattaaatgggcttgctcctacctatctttccgatttgggcctgccgtacatacctacatgtacgctatggtcacaagacgcagaccTCCTTACAGTCCCTAGAAtctctaagcaaacagctggaggcagagctttctcctatagagctacatttttatggaacggtctgcctttCCATGTGAGACgcagactcatctcttcagtaggtccgaTGATTGAGTAGTCTggccaggggtgtgaaggtgaacggaaaggcactgaaGGGACAAACCGCCCTTGCCGTCTCTGCctggtttcttttgatttttccatgatgtcaaggaacgaggcactgagtttgaaggtaggccttgaaatacatccacaggtacacctccaattgactcaaatgatgtcaattagcctatcagaagcttctaaagccatgacataattttctggaattttcccatTTGTttaaaaggtacagtcaacttagtgtatgtaaacttctgacccactggaactgtgatacagtgaattataaatgaaataatctgtaaacaattgttggaaaatttacTTTTGTgatgcacaatgtagatgtcctaaccgacttgacaaaactatagtttgttaacaagatatttgtgcagtggttgaaaaatttgttttaatgactccaacctaagtgtatgtaatctgtcgacttcaactgtagtttacCAGTTTGCAAGCAAATCTGCTTCAGAAAGCTCACAAGTCTAGATCTCCAGCATCAAAGACAACAAATGTTCTAtcattctcctcctcccttttATAATTAAGTTGAGCTGTATTCTATGGAAAACCCCTACTGCAATAACTGCACAAGTTGCTTAATTTGGAAGCTTTCAAGTATGATTACTTCTCAACCACCCTCAAATCGCGTCTCCTTACCCTGAAGCGATTGGCTGTGGTTAAAGTAACACAAAAATGCAAGCTCAAAAGTTTGCAAAGCGATAAGTTGTATTTTTTTATGAACTTACCAAAGCGATCAGCAGAAGCTCAAACATGCAACAGACAAAATATGCAATGATCTGATAACTaccagtgactgacataacaccTGTTAATGTAGGTCAAAGTTCACTTTTGGTTCGGTCTCTTACCAAAGTTCAGCATCGAGAGAGTAAGACTCACATAGCAGTGTAGCTCGCTTCAACAGGAAGCTGTACACTAGAGCCCTGCACAGGCATTCATTTCAAGTCCGAGCTCTAGCCATGACCGAGACGTTCAGGCCCTTACCTACCTCCGGCCCAATTGCTTCTGCCAAATATAAGGCTCGGCCCTGCtctaaataacttcagttagtaAATCCATTAGCTGCTCCTCTCGGTCGGTCACTCGCTCCTGCACGTTGCTCGCTCTCTCCATACACTTCTCATTCTCTGGGCAGCAGGCAACCATAGGCCCCACCCGACTAGGTTACTACTTTAGGTGGTGCTGTAGTTTTACAGGATCTTGACAGAGTGGAGAGATTAGGAAAAAAACTTgcgaaaaataaataaaacggaGACTGGCATCACACTAACATTTTTATTAAAAGGACTGACATAAAATAACTTTACAGAAATTATAGAAGAGTTACATGAATCTAATCTTAAATAATTGTTCACAATGGAGTTTAGAGTGCAGAAGTCAACGTTCAACAACTTTTGTTTTTATTGCTTCAAAGAGGTCACCAAATCCCTAGACACACATTTCAACTTTGCTTCTCGTGTTCACGCCCCCCACCCCCAATTAATTCCCGCCCTCAAACGCGGATAAAACTCAAAAAGTGATACACAACATGGAGGAAAACAAAAAATAAAGTGTTCTGAAAACAATCTCCAATAAACAaatgaaaaacagccacaaaaAAATGGCTCCAGATCAGCTCCAGTCTGGTTCTTTATCATGACCAAAACATTAATCTGATTCTGATTCAAACCCAAATCTGCAAGTTCTGCATACGCTCCCCTCTCACTCGCCCATGGGTATTCCCATCTTCCCACCACCATCTTTTGACCTGAGTGTTCAGTATTGCAGTAATCTCCTCCCCATTCCAAACGGCGTGTTCTGATTCAGAATGAGGAATTCTGGAACCTCATCAAGAGAACTGGATCTGCTGCACTCCAGGAATCTGGTGGAACGAGAGCAGAACTTACATGTAGAGATCTGTGTTTCTCACTTCTTTATGGTTAGCTGCAAGCCATGGGTTACCCAGATGTTTCTTCTATTACATATTCATTAATCCTGATTTAACATTTTCCGGGGTGCACAAATTGTGCATGGGTGTGTACttttgtggtggtggtgagtcAGATGGCCCCTGTGCACATGGgtgtgtccccagagaggtgcgGGACGGGACGCCTGTGCCACTGCAACCAGCGCCCCGACTGATGGTGCAACTCATCACTCTCACGTGTTTGGTCTTTAATGAGTACTAGCAGCGTGCATGGAGACTCAGGAGCAACCTTACCTGTTGGTATGAGGTGGTGTAAACCATGACATTCTGTTGTTGTCCATCAGCAGTTATTATTCCAGCAGGCAACTGGTTCGCTGCAAGAGGAAACAGATCAATTGAAATATGGATAGCATATGCAAAAGTATGGAGAAGAGTTTGGAGATTAGGGGGAAATTATTAGACCAAAGATGAGGACGACAGTTAACCTGACAACGGAATCCAAAACATTACTGTTGATTTGatatgcattttacatttactgtactttgcCGCATTTATTGATAACAAAATCAGAAAATACTCTGGATAAATTCAGTAACATGATGagaatattcctggaaaatgCGGGGTAGGTGTAACATTTGACAAAAAAATggcaagggtttgagtgagaggactaactggtgtctccaagtggctaCACACCTCTCCAACATATGCACAGTTCGTTCCTAAGTCATTTCAACGCACTTGTATGACTCACTTGTAGTTTATTTGTTTGGAACATAACCCTAAATccccgccatcacacaattactgttgtttacACAATCCAAAAACGTCAGATTATAAATCGCCAGCTGGGCATAATTTGAAAGCTTGTTATATTGTCAACATGGctagctaagttataaaatatGACCTTACAGTATTAGGCTTTCACAAGGGTATTCAGTGAAACAGATCCTAATTTTGGTGCGCATAGCAAGGAGTCATGAGTGCATAGAGGTGCGTGTTCTGCAGCGAATTGTCTTAAACAAACATGGGCTCATTCtattcagaacaacccagggtatgatgccatgtcatcttgtaactgtacatcaagcatcgtgatcataaacgttgacactgtatatgacatgagatttatgatatggaaatgtgatGGGCAAATTTGGACTCACGGGTTTTTGGCTTGGTTCTATGACATCAAAGCGGTATTTATTAGAATCCTCAATGTGTTATCTTTCGACATACATCGAGCCCTCTTCATTTACAGCATTTGTCACTcagaaaacaacaaaacatttgcaaaagttgcccaattagtGGGAGGGATGGGGGCAAGTTCTTGTTACGTGCAGTGCTCAAATTCAGAGCGgttgtcagtcaaaacccatacagcgcAGTGCTTGAACTCTGATGTCATTTATAGCACAGATAGCTTGCTGGTCCATGTTCTTACTATCTGTATTTGGGCAGTAAAGAGAGAGTGTCGGTTTCAGAAGATTTTCAATTAATTAATTACTTTTAGCAACATTTAAGTGCTTTATATGGTGTGTACTTTTTTTGACAGTTCTTCAGATGATTTTCATGCGATTTACAATTAAACATTAACACATGAACCAGGGTCACCCTTCCTGCCCTTGAGTGGGTTACCAGAGTCACCAGAATGTGCTTCATTATATGACGGGCCATTAAGGACATCAGGGACCATTCCTTAAGTGCTAAACCTCAGCTGAATCTGTTAATGAATGGTGTGGCGGTTGAACAAgttgagactaaattacttggcgttaccttagattgtaaactgtcatggtcaaaacatagatTAAACGGTtgcaaagatggggagaggtctagccataataaagagatgctctgcttttttgacaccacactccaaaaagcaaggtctgcaggctctagtttcgCCTAATCTtaattattgtccagtcatgggGTCCTATGCTGCAAAGAACGACCtcgttaagctgcagctggcctagAATGGAGCGGCAcgttttgctcttaattgtaatcagagggctgatataaatactttGCATGCCAGGCTCTCTTAGCTAAGAGTTGAGGGGAGACGGTTTCTTATAAAAATAAGTGATGCAgtcaatgtgttgaaaatcccaaattgtttgcattgTCAACtttcacacagctctgacacacacttatcccaccagacatgccaccaagggtcttttcatagtccccaaatccagaacaaattcaagaaaacatacagtattatatagagcccttattgcatggaacttccatctcatattgctcaaataaacagtaaacctggtttaaaaaatcagataaagcaacacctcgtggcacaacgcctctcccctattggacctagatagtttgtgtgtatgcattgatatgtaggtaacatgtgcctttttaaaaatgtatgtagttcttttcttgtctaatgatgttctgtattatgtttcatgtattgtgtggaccccaggaagagtagctgctgcttttacaACAGCTAacagggatcctaataaaataccaaatctCATCTGTTTCCCCCCATTTCTTTCCGACCCAGAGTGCCACCTGCAGTCAAAAGAATATCTTTGTGAACAAAGAGCAAAAAAGGGTGCTAACGCCAGAACATAAGCATTTCTTATCAATGTATTAAACACAAAAACTCACGTTTTGGTATGAACCCAATTATACATTGATATTTTTCCCATGTTATTAAAAGTATAATATGCATTTTACTATAAACATATAATGTATGCAACTTATTCAAGTCATGTTTAGAATTATGAATAGCCTATTTCCTTTTAAGATATAAATTGTCATCTGAACAGAAAAAAAACCCCGAACTCTTATGAGGAAATCTCAGCTTTATCTCATATGAACATTAAACAGGTTGAGTTCTCTGAATCAACGGGTCGTTCCTAATGTCACACTGTCCGGCCATTAGAGCCCGCCTTCTGTCAGTCTCCCTATAAATTAGAGGACTTACGAAACATATAATAGAATAAAGGAGAATCAAGTTGTGtcattggcctacacacaataccgcataatgtcaaagtggaattctgtttttttgaaatgtttacaaaattgaaaagctgaaatgtcttgagtcaataagtattcttcccctttgttatggcaagcctaaaaaaATTCAGGAGTAGACATTTCCTTAACAAGtctcataataagttgcatggactacctcatctctgtaccccgcaCATACAAGTATccgtccctcagtcgagcagtgaatttcaaacacagattcaaccacatagaccagggaggttttccaatgcctcgcaaagggcacctattggtagatgggtacaaataaaaaagcagacatcgcATAtaactttgagcatggtgaagttattcattgaaATTTGgaaggtgtatcaatacacccagtcactacaaagacacaggcgtccttcctaacttagttgctgaagaggaaggaaacctctcagggatttcaccatgaggccaatgatgaCTTTACAACAGTTAATTCTCTCTTATTACAGTCATTaaactaaggatggatcaacaacattgtagttactccacaatactaacctaaatgacagatggaaaagaaggaagcctgtacacaacacaaatattccaaaacatacatcctgcTTGCAAtaaagcactaaagtaaaacagaaaataatctgtcaaagaaattaacttcatgTCTTGAATACAAAGCACTATGTTAggggcaaatccaacaaaacatcaccgagtaccactcttcatattttcaacatgatgtagccaccaccatgcttatgTTTTATCATTCTTTCATAAAAAGAAACATAGAGCTACacacaggcaaaatccaagaggaaaacctggtttaatctgctttccaacagacactgggagacaaattcacctttcagcaggaccataacctaaaacacaatagGTTTCTGGTTTAGGCCCCGGGCCACTAATCTCTAGGTTACTGCCTAATAATCTATTGTCCTAGGGAGACCAGGATGAAAGGCCTATCTCTTATCTGTTGATCTTCAGGGGAGGATTATGACCAGGATGAAAGGCCTATCTCTTATCAGTTGATCTTCAGGGGAGGATTATGAATGGGTCCAGGGGGGAAGAACTGCAGTAAATAAGGCCATGAAAGTCAACTGGACCTTAAACTAGCTGATGACCCTGTCACATAAATAACAAAGGAGTACATTTATACATACAGCACTTCTCATCCTTTCATCTAGGCCTAATCATTGAGCTTTTAACAGAGTGCTGGAGGAAGATAACGACAGTTGATACTTTCTATGAGGATTGAGGCCCCACTTACCGAAGCTGTCATCCGTGAGTTCTTCTCCGAGTCCCTCCGTTACAGATACGCCTCCGATTCCCTTCTCCCCTTTCATCGCCTATAGATACACATTAAGAACGTGTGAGTATTTAACATTGAGCTGTATTTCCACAGCATCAACCGTGTGATATgttaaaggggaatggaaacactaTGATTTACAACGCCAGCTGTAAACCGTCATATTGGCATTGTTGCGTCAATGGCAGGAGAGCATTTTGGAACTTCCCAAAATGGCTGAATTTACAGAGTAGCTCCAAGTCTGCGAATTAGTTTATTACAGAGAATTAAATAATTGTTAGTTAAGGAGCCAATAAACCTACTGAAGCCATTCATGTTTGAGCCAATCGTTGCCCCAGATCAAAGAGTCTATTCTCGTAGCAATAACAACACAGATATGCCGCCTGAAACACCTCAGCTAGAGGGTTGGAATAGGCAAACACAAACTGGTGTGAGTGGGGATGCTGCCAGGTAATGGCtagagtatgagtgtgtgtgttgtagagagatgGTGGCGATACAGCACAAAATCCCAGCGGATGGTGGCTatgttcctgtcagtctgtctggatgacGATGTAGTTGTTGAACGCGTCACTAATCCTTACGAAGGACTTCCTGGCTGAAGAGGTTACTCGGCCAGTCAGCAGTCGATATGCCAGTTAAATAATTTGTGAAATTTTGCTTGATTATAAATTGTTTAAGGTTATTATCAGTAGTGGGTAGGTGTCCAATATATGTAGTATTTGTTATAGTATTCTATAACGCTGTTTATCATCAGCTCTGTTTGGCACGTAGGTAACACATTTACCTTTAGATTAGACGACCAGAGTTCGAATCGTAGACATCATGATTCATGAAATCTCATTCTAACCAATAATGGGGCGTgctcattataaatacattgtgatttagtTTAGGTATCAGACTAACTTTTCTTGTGATTTTGTTTGCTGAGCAAACAGGCTGGCAGATTATCGCCAGTTCACCCTATGGAGGGACAAGCCCTTGCTTTACAAGCCCTTTGTGTTTGAGTCAAGGCCATACATAGAGACTTCCTGAGAACTCGAGAACGCACCAGTCCACAGGCAAATGTCTTAGGTCGAGAAattgcacgcacgcacacccaggctctctctcccttctccctctcacctctctgaaCTTCTGAAGGTAGAGTTTCAGGGGCTCCACGTACATGTCGAAGCCCAGTGTGGACATGGCAAACAGGATGTCCTCGCCGTTGATGGTCTTCCTCTTCTCCTGGTGGCAGCGCTCACTGGCCTCCGACGTGATGAAGCTGATGAACTCGCTGACACACTCCTGCACACACTCCTTGGCATCTTTTGCTATCTGGACAGAATGAAAAGGTGGATGTGTCAAAATGCTGCCTAAAAAGGTTGATTATGTGGAAATTACATTCAGGGccagtttcctggacacagatgaACAAGTAGTGATGAGGGGGGTGATATGATATTTTGGGATGATATTTCAAtatttgaatatatatatatttttttccagcATTAGCTTGAGCTAGTCAGCACGAACATGATGACATTTGTCATCCTATAGCTTCTCTTTTTAAGTGatccaacatgttttcagcacttgtATTATCAAAACTCGTTTTCTCaacctctctcgtctctctgcagctGACATATAATGACCAATATGTGTGGAACATCAAATTGCAATAAATatcaactcagcaaaaaaagaaacatcctcacTGTCA
This window harbors:
- the LOC118396500 gene encoding nuclear transcription factor Y subunit beta; protein product: MDGDSSTTDASQLGMSGEYMAGSHYVLQSQDDDGDESLHDHEEGNGSKENFREQDIYLPIANVARIMKNAVPQTGKIAKDAKECVQECVSEFISFITSEASERCHQEKRKTINGEDILFAMSTLGFDMYVEPLKLYLQKFREAMKGEKGIGGVSVTEGLGEELTDDSFANQLPAGIITADGQQQNVMVYTTSYQQIPGVQQIQFS